A window of the Nitrosopumilus ureiphilus genome harbors these coding sequences:
- a CDS encoding OBG GTPase family GTP-binding protein, producing the protein MGIPEKIKAIQDEMAKTQINKATEHHIGLLKAKIAKLKREQEADITKKSGMKQDGFDVRRSGDATVVFIGLPSVGKSTLLNKMTGAKSAVGAFQFTTLTVVPGMMEYRGAKIQVLDLPGIIKGASTGKGLGKRILSVARTADLVLLVLDVFQPFHEDVLVNELGNIGIRLNQLPPNITIEKASMGGIAIAQQVKLTKITEKHLKDILHLYGIVSARVVVREDLTSEQLADHIAGNISYSKALTILNKIDLVDKEFLTDLKTKIKSDVIEVSANSDINIDLLQEKIYEKLKFIRIYMRPKGGETDFKEPLIAREGDTVEDICNKLHRRLKREFRYGLVWGKSVKFGGQRVGLNHILLDEDVLTIIKRR; encoded by the coding sequence TTGGGGATTCCTGAAAAAATTAAAGCCATTCAAGATGAGATGGCAAAAACTCAGATTAACAAAGCTACAGAACATCATATTGGTCTACTAAAAGCAAAGATTGCAAAGCTGAAAAGAGAGCAAGAAGCAGACATTACTAAAAAATCTGGAATGAAGCAAGATGGGTTTGATGTTAGGAGAAGTGGAGATGCAACAGTGGTGTTTATTGGATTACCAAGTGTTGGAAAATCAACACTGCTAAACAAAATGACAGGGGCAAAATCAGCAGTTGGAGCTTTTCAATTTACTACACTTACAGTTGTTCCAGGTATGATGGAATACAGAGGGGCAAAAATCCAAGTATTAGACCTCCCAGGAATTATCAAAGGAGCATCTACAGGAAAGGGGTTAGGAAAGAGAATTTTATCTGTTGCAAGAACAGCAGATCTTGTGTTATTGGTATTGGATGTGTTTCAGCCATTTCATGAAGATGTGCTAGTCAATGAATTAGGAAACATAGGAATTAGACTCAATCAATTACCGCCAAATATTACAATAGAAAAAGCATCAATGGGCGGAATTGCAATTGCACAGCAAGTAAAACTAACAAAAATCACAGAGAAACATCTCAAAGATATTTTACATCTTTATGGTATAGTTAGCGCACGTGTTGTAGTAAGAGAAGATCTAACATCAGAACAACTAGCAGATCATATTGCAGGAAATATCAGTTATTCAAAAGCACTTACTATTTTGAATAAAATTGATTTAGTTGACAAAGAATTTCTAACAGATTTAAAGACAAAAATAAAATCAGATGTGATAGAGGTATCAGCAAACTCAGATATCAATATTGATTTACTTCAAGAAAAGATCTATGAGAAATTAAAATTCATCAGAATCTACATGAGGCCAAAAGGCGGAGAAACAGATTTCAAAGAACCATTAATTGCAAGAGAAGGAGATACTGTTGAAGATATTTGTAACAAGCTACATCGTAGATTAAAAAGAGAATTCAGATATGGTTTGGTATGGGGCAAAAGTGTAAAATTTGGCGGACAGAGAGTGGGTTTGAATCATATTTTATTAGACGAAGATGTTTTGACAATTATTAAAAGACGTTGA
- a CDS encoding DUF504 domain-containing protein produces MVKKGAIEEIFSKALFADEPKSYRIYYRDFHKIKESSLPEFLIQSNNFQTIPISRIKKIKKSNTILFEKNVTNDE; encoded by the coding sequence ATGGTAAAGAAGGGGGCAATAGAAGAAATATTCAGTAAAGCACTGTTTGCAGATGAACCAAAATCATATAGAATTTACTATAGAGATTTTCACAAAATTAAAGAATCATCATTGCCAGAATTTTTAATTCAATCAAATAATTTTCAAACTATCCCAATAAGCAGAATTAAGAAAATTAAGAAAAGTAATACGATTTTATTTGAAAAGAATGTAACAAATGATGAATAG
- a CDS encoding zinc ribbon domain-containing protein, which produces MRKNKKHSRSFRYSLNSWSYYQIQQFVQCKAKKQGIEVACVVPVYTSQTCSGCGSLGNSNKKNFQCVHRHTYYADVNCIV; this is translated from the coding sequence ATTAGAAAAAACAAAAAGCATTCTCGCTCATTTAGATATTCTCTGAACTCTTGGTCATACTACCAGATTCAGCAATTTGTACAGTGCAAGGCCAAAAAGCAGGGAATAGAGGTTGCCTGTGTCGTACCAGTATATACAAGTCAGACTTGCAGTGGATGCGGGTCTCTAGGGAATAGTAATAAAAAAAATTTTCAATGTGTCCACAGACACACCTACTATGCAGATGTCAATTGTATCGTTTAA
- a CDS encoding phosphoglycolate phosphatase yields MKKKTFAVDIDGTITENGGGRIHLDALDALRRLTNMGHDVIFVTGRSSIEGYLLSVFGGTTKIAVGENGGCITLDSNDHVLLGNIEECKTALEIIKNNVDDVKEKLVFPRMTEVVLERTFDLDAARKILSKNNINVELSDSQYAFHINSSGINKGTGFSKIMEKYSILRDDVIAIGDSATDIPLFKVAKTSIALGNASNLVKSEATMTVSANAGDGVIEALDKLAFTDLNQQ; encoded by the coding sequence GTGAAAAAGAAGACCTTTGCAGTGGATATTGATGGCACGATTACTGAAAATGGTGGGGGTAGAATTCATTTGGATGCTCTAGACGCACTAAGACGTTTGACCAATATGGGCCATGATGTGATTTTTGTCACTGGCAGATCATCTATAGAAGGATATTTGCTTTCAGTGTTTGGAGGAACAACAAAAATCGCCGTTGGTGAGAATGGTGGATGTATCACTCTTGATTCAAATGATCATGTTTTGTTGGGAAATATTGAAGAATGTAAAACTGCATTAGAAATAATCAAAAACAATGTTGATGATGTTAAAGAAAAACTTGTTTTTCCTAGAATGACTGAAGTTGTTTTAGAAAGAACATTTGATTTAGATGCTGCTAGAAAAATACTCTCTAAAAATAACATTAATGTGGAATTATCTGATAGTCAATATGCGTTTCACATTAATTCTTCAGGAATTAACAAGGGTACGGGGTTTTCAAAAATCATGGAAAAATATTCTATTTTAAGAGATGATGTTATAGCAATTGGTGATAGCGCAACAGATATTCCTTTATTCAAAGTGGCTAAAACAAGCATTGCACTTGGAAATGCTTCTAATCTAGTCAAATCTGAGGCTACGATGACTGTATCTGCTAATGCAGGAGATGGGGTAATTGAGGCATTAGATAAACTTGCCTTTACCGATTTGAATCAACAGTGA